The following coding sequences lie in one Oryza brachyantha chromosome 10, ObraRS2, whole genome shotgun sequence genomic window:
- the LOC102701858 gene encoding pentatricopeptide repeat-containing protein At5g08305-like: MPPPPPPHLLLLRRLDGRAALSTPLLDTLIRAASASAPHRAFSLFLLLLRSALRPSHLTFPFLARAAARLASPRAALALHAQPLRRGLLPADLHVANSFVHAYAACALPALARRLFDEIPRPNVVSWNALLDGYAKCSDLPAARRVFAGMPQRDVVSWSAMIDGCVKCGEHREALAVFEMMEASAARHGVRANDVTMISVLGACAHLGDLVRGRQMHRYLEENGFPFNLRLATSLIDMYAKCGAIVEALEVFQAVPVKSTDVLIWNAVIGGLAVHGMSRESVQMFQKMEHSGVAPDEITYLCLLSACVHGGLVDEAWRFFRSLEAQGLRPHVEHYACLVDVLGRAGRLEEAYGVVKSMPMNPSVSVLGALLNACHLHGWVELGEAVGRQLVQLQPDHDGRYIGLSNIYAVARRWQEAKKARKVMEERGVKKVPGFSEIDVGRGLCRFIARDKTHPSSEEIYALLKLIAVDMKMKDDITIPDYTCMYC, from the coding sequence atgccgccgccgccgccgccgcacctcctcctcctccgccgcctcgacggccgcgccgcgctcTCCACTCCCCTCCTCGACACCCTCATCCGcgcggcctccgcctcggcgccgcaccgcgccttctccctcttcctcctcctgctccgctCCGCGCTCCGCCCCTCCCACCTCACCTTCCCGttcctcgcccgcgccgccgcgcgcctcgcctccccgcgcgccgcgctcgcgctccACGCGCAGCCGCTCCGCAGGGGGCTCCTCCCCGCCGACCTCCACGTCGCCAACTCCTTCGTCCACGCGTACGCCGCCTGCGCGCTCCCGGCCCTCGCGCGCCGCCTGTTCGACGAAATCCCCCGCCCGAACGTCGTCTCCTGGAACGCGCTCCTCGACGGCTACGCCAAGTGCAGCGACctccccgccgcgcgccgggTGTTCGCGGGGATGCCCCAGCGGGACGTGGTTTCGTGGAGCGCCATGATCGATGGGTGCGTCAAGTGCGGCGAGCACCGGGAGGCTCTTGCGGTGTTTGAGATGATGGAGGCGTCAGCGGCCCGCCATGGGGTCAGGGCGAACGATGTCACAATGATCAGCGTTCTGGGGGCTTGTGCGCACCTGGGGGACCTTGTGCGGGGGAGGCAGATGCACCGGTACCTGGAGGAGAATGGGTTTCCATTCAACCTCAGACTCGCAACCTCCCTCATCGATATGTACGCGAAATGTGGGGCAATCGTTGAGGCACTCGAGGTTTTCCAAGCTGTGCCGGTGAAGAGTACTGATGTTTTGATATGGAACGCTGTGATTGGTGGTCTCGCAGTTCATGGGATGAGCCGGGAGTCAGTGCAGATGTTCCAGAAGATGGAGCATTCTGGGGTTGCACCGGACGAGATCACATACCTTTGTCTGTTAAGTGCCTGTGTGCATGGTGGTTTGGTGGATGAGGCTTGGAGGTTCTTTCGCTCGCTTGAAGCTCAAGGGCTGAGACCACATGTTGAACACTATGCTTGCCTTGTCGACGTGCTTGGTCGAGCAGGTCGTTTGGAGGAAGCATATGGTGTCGTTAAGTCTATGCCGATGAATCCCAGTGTTTCTGTACTTGGTGCTCTCTTGAATGCCTGTCATCTCCATGGATGGGTGGAGCTGGGGGAGGCAGTCGGCAGGCAGCTTGTCCAGTTGCAGCCAGACCATGATGGCCGGTACATTGGTCTGTCCAATATCTATGCTGTTGCTAGGCGGTGGCAAGAGGCAAAAAAAGCGAGAAAGGTgatggaggagagaggtgTCAAAAAGGTTCCTGGATTTAGTGAGATTGATGTTGGCAGAGGGCTCTGCAGATTCATTGCCCGAGATAAGACTCACCCCAGCTCAGAAGAGATTTATGCTTTGCTGAAACTCATAGCAGTGGATATGAAAATGAAGGATGATATCACCATTCCAGATTATACCTGTATGTACTGCTAG
- the LOC102700743 gene encoding serine/threonine-protein kinase PCRK1-like isoform X1 translates to MPHRAAEASSPGSMSRAMQCFGFAAWEREERRGRSAASVVAATTRSLSARSNSSTSTDRDARRSGSECSLNVSSEISAESFGRYRQLSLPQRSNNLRIFTFQELKSATRGFSRSLVLGEGGFGCVYRGTIRSVLEPRRSVEVAIKQLGRKGLQGHKEWVTEVNVLGVVDHPNLVKLIGYCAEDDERGMQLLLVYEFMPNGSLADHLSSRSPRPASWAMRLRVALDTARGLKYLHEESEIKIIFRDLKPSNILIDENWNAKLSDFGLARLGPQEGSHVSTAVVGTIGYAAPEYIHTGRLSSKNDIWSYGVVLYELLTGRRPLDRNRPRGEQNLIEWVKPYSSDAKKLEIIMDPRLEGKYSLKSAAKLASVANKCLVRHARHRPKMSEVLEMVQKIIDSSDLGTPEHPLISKSKELVRDEKKRKGIDLKRRFADIKAGDQRWFTWQRWRPKLVRTQ, encoded by the exons ATGCCACACAG AGCAGCGGAGGCGTCTTCTCCGGGGAGCATGTCGAGGGCGATGCAGTGCTTCGGTTTCGCGGcctgggagagggaggagcggcgggGCCGGTCGGCGGCGTccgtggtggcggcgacgacgcggtcgcTGTCGGCGCGGTCCAACAGCAGCACGTCGACGGACCGCGACGCGCGGCGGTCGGGGTCGGAGTGCTCCCTCAACGTGTCGTCGGAGATCAGCGCCGAGTCGTTCGGCCGGTACCGGCAGCTGTCGCTGCCGCAGCGGTCGAACAACCTCCGCATCTTCACCTTCCAGGAGCTCAAGAGCGCCACCCGGGGCTTCAGCCGCTCGCTGGTGCTCGGCGAGGGCGGCTTCGGCTGCGTCTACCGCGGCACCATCCGCAGCGTCCTCGAGCCTCGCCGGAGCGTCGAGGTCGCCATCAAGCAGCTCGGCCGGAAAGGCCTGCAG ggGCATAAGGAGTGGGTGACGGAGGTGAACGTTCTTGGGGTGGTGGATCATCCGAACCTGGTGAAGCTCATCGGCTACTGCGCCGAGGACGACGAGAGGGGGATGCAGCTGCTGCTCGTCTACGAGTTCATGCCCAACGGGAGCCTGGCGGATCACCTGTCGTCGAGGTCGCCGAGGCCGGCGTCGTGGGCGATGCGGCTCAGGGTGGCGCTCGACACCGCCCGCGGCCTCAAGTATCTCCATGAAGAATCTGAAATCAAG ATAATATTCCGCGATCTGAAGCCTTCCAACATTCTGATCGATGAGAACTGGAATGCGAAACTGTCAGACTTCGGCTTGGCTAGATTGGGACCTCAAGAAGGCAGCCATGTCTCCACTGCT GTGGTGGGGACTATTGGGTATGCAGCTCCTGAGTATATCCATACAGGACGCCTCAGCAGCAAGAACGACATATGGAGCTATGGTGTGGTGCTCTACGAGCTCCTCACAGGCCGGCGACCTCTAGACCGGAACAGACCAAGGGGTGAACAGAACCTTATAGAGTGGGTGAAGCCTTACTCTTCTGACGCCAAGAAGCTTGAAATTATAATGGATCCAAGGCTTGAAGGGAAGTACAGCTTGAAGTCAGCAGCCAAGCTTGCCTCAGTGGCAAACAAATGCCTGGTACGCCATGCTAGGCACCGCCCCAAGATGAGCGAGGTGCTGGAGATGGTGCAGAAGATCATCGACAGCAGTGATCTCGGAACACCAGAGCATCCCCTGATCAGCAAGTCAAAAGAATTGGTACgtgatgaaaagaaaagaaaagggattGACCTGAAGAGAAGATTTGCTGATATTAAAGCTGGGGATCAGAGATGGTTTACATGGCAGAGATGGAGACCCAAGCTTGTGAGAACACAATGA
- the LOC102700743 gene encoding serine/threonine-protein kinase PCRK1-like isoform X2 → MSRAMQCFGFAAWEREERRGRSAASVVAATTRSLSARSNSSTSTDRDARRSGSECSLNVSSEISAESFGRYRQLSLPQRSNNLRIFTFQELKSATRGFSRSLVLGEGGFGCVYRGTIRSVLEPRRSVEVAIKQLGRKGLQGHKEWVTEVNVLGVVDHPNLVKLIGYCAEDDERGMQLLLVYEFMPNGSLADHLSSRSPRPASWAMRLRVALDTARGLKYLHEESEIKIIFRDLKPSNILIDENWNAKLSDFGLARLGPQEGSHVSTAVVGTIGYAAPEYIHTGRLSSKNDIWSYGVVLYELLTGRRPLDRNRPRGEQNLIEWVKPYSSDAKKLEIIMDPRLEGKYSLKSAAKLASVANKCLVRHARHRPKMSEVLEMVQKIIDSSDLGTPEHPLISKSKELVRDEKKRKGIDLKRRFADIKAGDQRWFTWQRWRPKLVRTQ, encoded by the exons ATGTCGAGGGCGATGCAGTGCTTCGGTTTCGCGGcctgggagagggaggagcggcgggGCCGGTCGGCGGCGTccgtggtggcggcgacgacgcggtcgcTGTCGGCGCGGTCCAACAGCAGCACGTCGACGGACCGCGACGCGCGGCGGTCGGGGTCGGAGTGCTCCCTCAACGTGTCGTCGGAGATCAGCGCCGAGTCGTTCGGCCGGTACCGGCAGCTGTCGCTGCCGCAGCGGTCGAACAACCTCCGCATCTTCACCTTCCAGGAGCTCAAGAGCGCCACCCGGGGCTTCAGCCGCTCGCTGGTGCTCGGCGAGGGCGGCTTCGGCTGCGTCTACCGCGGCACCATCCGCAGCGTCCTCGAGCCTCGCCGGAGCGTCGAGGTCGCCATCAAGCAGCTCGGCCGGAAAGGCCTGCAG ggGCATAAGGAGTGGGTGACGGAGGTGAACGTTCTTGGGGTGGTGGATCATCCGAACCTGGTGAAGCTCATCGGCTACTGCGCCGAGGACGACGAGAGGGGGATGCAGCTGCTGCTCGTCTACGAGTTCATGCCCAACGGGAGCCTGGCGGATCACCTGTCGTCGAGGTCGCCGAGGCCGGCGTCGTGGGCGATGCGGCTCAGGGTGGCGCTCGACACCGCCCGCGGCCTCAAGTATCTCCATGAAGAATCTGAAATCAAG ATAATATTCCGCGATCTGAAGCCTTCCAACATTCTGATCGATGAGAACTGGAATGCGAAACTGTCAGACTTCGGCTTGGCTAGATTGGGACCTCAAGAAGGCAGCCATGTCTCCACTGCT GTGGTGGGGACTATTGGGTATGCAGCTCCTGAGTATATCCATACAGGACGCCTCAGCAGCAAGAACGACATATGGAGCTATGGTGTGGTGCTCTACGAGCTCCTCACAGGCCGGCGACCTCTAGACCGGAACAGACCAAGGGGTGAACAGAACCTTATAGAGTGGGTGAAGCCTTACTCTTCTGACGCCAAGAAGCTTGAAATTATAATGGATCCAAGGCTTGAAGGGAAGTACAGCTTGAAGTCAGCAGCCAAGCTTGCCTCAGTGGCAAACAAATGCCTGGTACGCCATGCTAGGCACCGCCCCAAGATGAGCGAGGTGCTGGAGATGGTGCAGAAGATCATCGACAGCAGTGATCTCGGAACACCAGAGCATCCCCTGATCAGCAAGTCAAAAGAATTGGTACgtgatgaaaagaaaagaaaagggattGACCTGAAGAGAAGATTTGCTGATATTAAAGCTGGGGATCAGAGATGGTTTACATGGCAGAGATGGAGACCCAAGCTTGTGAGAACACAATGA